A region from the Hemitrygon akajei unplaced genomic scaffold, sHemAka1.3 Scf000082, whole genome shotgun sequence genome encodes:
- the LOC140722659 gene encoding uncharacterized protein, whose product MAHQRVHTGERPFTCSDCGKGFTRSSDLMAHQRVHTGERPFICSDCGKGFISSSKLKIHQRVHTGERPFTCSDCGKGFTQSSYLLVHQSVHTGERPFTCSECGKGFTQSSTLMAHQRVHSGERLFTCSDCGRGFTRSYKLKVHQRVHTGERPFTCSDCGKGFTQSCLLKLHQRVHTGERPFTCSDCGKGFTCSSQLKVHQRVHTGERPLTCTVCGKGFTLSPHLLRHQLVHTGEWPFTCSVCGKGFTESSFLQRHQSVHTGKWRFTCSDCGKGFNRLSHLLSHQSAHTGKGPFTCSVCGKGFISSSQLKIHQRFHTGERPFSCTDCGKGFTMSSHLKVHQRVHTGERPFICSDCRKGFTSSSQLKVHQRVHTGERPFTCSDCGKGFTRTSQLQRHQRVHTG is encoded by the coding sequence atggctcaccagcgagttcacactggggagaggccgttcacctgctcagactgtgggaagggattcactcggtcatctgacctaatggctcaccagcgagttcacactggggagaggccgttcatctgctcagactgtgggaagggattcatttcgtcatctaaactgaagatacatcagagagttcacactggagagaggccgttcacctgctcagactgtgggaagggattcactcagtcatcctacctactggtacaccagtcagttcacactggggaaaggccgttcacctgctcagagtgtgggaaaggatttactcaatcatccaccctaatggctcaccagcgagttcatagtggggagcggctgttcacctgctcggactgtgggagggggtTCACTCGGTCatataaactgaaggtacatcagcgagttcacactggagagaggccattcacctgctcggactgtgggaagggattcactcagtcatgtctactgaagttacatcagcgagttcacactggggagcggccgttcacttgctcagactgtgggaagggattcacttgctcatctcaactgaaggtacatcagcgagttcatactggggagaggccgttaacctgcacagtctgtgggaagggattcactttgtcacctcacctactgagacaccagttagttcatactggggagtggccattcacttgctcagtctgtggaaagggattcactgaatcatctttcctgcagagacaccagtcagttcacactgggaagtggcggttcacctgctcagactgtgggaagggattcaatcggttATCTCACCTGCTGTCACACCAGTCAGCCCATACAGGGAaagggccgttcacctgctcagtctgtgggaagggtttcatttcgtcatctcaactgaagatacatcagcgatttcacactggggagaggccattctcctgcacagactgtgggaagggattcactatgtcatctcatctgaaggtacatcagagagttcacactggggagaggccattcatttgctcagactgtaggaagggattcacttcgtcatctcaactgaaggtacatcagagagttcacactggggagaggccgttcacctgctcagactgtgggaagggatttactcggacatctcaactacagagacaccagcgagttcacactgggtag